A single genomic interval of Armigeres subalbatus isolate Guangzhou_Male chromosome 1, GZ_Asu_2, whole genome shotgun sequence harbors:
- the LOC134208091 gene encoding uridine diphosphate glucose pyrophosphatase NUDT14-like, with product MNDISNIYYGPLPEDSPYVKPFRFHYTQNGKEKSWDLLKVHDSVSIVVFNTSRQKLVLVKQFRPAVYHGLVSAEAGADGRSIDMTKYPPSLAVTLELCAGIVDKPIPLAEIAREEVLEECGYDVPVERLEQIISYRSGVGTSGALQVMFYVEVTDQDRVASAGGGVGDEIIEVVEFSLEEAAKLLEKGSVLTSPPAFLFGVLWFLTNRAPKA from the exons ATGAACGACATCAGCAACATCTACTACGGACCCCTTCCGGAGGATTCGCCGTACGTGAAACCGTTCCGCTTCCACTACACGCAGAATGGGAAGGAGAAGTCGTGGGATTTGCTAAAAGTGCACGATTCCGTTTCGATCGTCGTCTTCAACACCAGCAGACAGAAGTTGGTGCTGGTGAAGCAGTTCCGACCAG CCGTCTATCACGGGTTGGTCAGTGCGGAAGCGGGAGCTGATGGGCGAAGTATTGATATGACCAAATATCCTCCCAGCTTGGCGGTCACCCTGGAGCTGTGCGCTGGAATCGTAGACAAACCGATTCCACTGGCAGAGATAGCAAGGGAGGAAGTGTTGGAAGAATGCGGATACGATGTCCCCGTCGAACGGCTGGAGCAGATAATAAGCTACCGGTCGGGGGTTGGTACATCGGGGGCATTGCAGGTGATGTTCTACGTGGAAGTTACCGACCAGGATAGGGTTGCTTCGGCAGGAGGAGGCGTCGGCGATGAGATTATCGAAGTGGTGGAATTTAGCTTGGAAGAGGCGGCAAAGCTGCTGGAAAAGGGAAGTGTACTGACGAGTCCACCGGCATTCCTGTTTGGAGTTCTTTGGTTCCTGACCAATCGAGCACCGAAGGCTTGA